A genomic region of Trichothermofontia sichuanensis B231 contains the following coding sequences:
- a CDS encoding Hsp70 family protein, with translation MTYAIDFGTSNTVLARWNPVTQQPEVLDLDELSLRQGENPPVIPSLLYVEDAAQGKTIVGQPVRDRGLDLNNDPRFFRNFKRGIGTPVQGFLPELDDRVISFEQVGQWFLERVVTTLRQMTPTEVDALVLTVPVDSFEAYRHWLGQVCQTLSIPQVQLLDEPTAAALGYGITDRQLLLVLDLGGGTCDLSLVRLDLGGQLGGQLERKPLGFILKWGDRNLAQASGQRPRLARVLAKAGLTLGGVDIDHWLVDHFVETLGVSASPLVTRLAERLKIRLSHQTQATEVFFDEATLDSYELSLDRSQLEAILQANQFFQRLDDAMTQVLQQARRQGIEATDIDAVLLVGGTAQMPAVQTWAQTYFTADKLQAHKPLTAIATGALQLNQGIEVKDFLYHSYGIRYWNRRKNCHDWHPLIPVGQAYPMPDPVELVLGASVEQQPSLELIIGELGSDRGSTEVYFEGDRLVTKSTGQSRSVQPLNDREGARTIARLDPPGFPGSDRIKVQFWVDDKRFLRITVEDLLTHQVLLANQKVVQLS, from the coding sequence ATGACCTACGCGATCGACTTCGGTACAAGTAACACTGTCCTAGCCCGCTGGAACCCGGTCACCCAACAACCAGAAGTGCTCGATCTCGATGAACTGAGTCTACGCCAAGGGGAAAATCCGCCCGTAATCCCCAGCCTGCTGTATGTGGAGGATGCGGCCCAGGGAAAGACGATCGTCGGCCAGCCGGTGCGTGATCGGGGGTTAGACCTCAATAATGACCCGCGCTTTTTCCGGAACTTTAAGCGGGGGATAGGGACACCCGTACAGGGGTTTTTGCCGGAATTAGACGATCGGGTGATTTCGTTTGAACAGGTGGGGCAATGGTTCCTGGAACGGGTGGTGACAACCCTGCGCCAGATGACCCCGACAGAAGTGGATGCCCTGGTCTTGACGGTACCAGTGGATAGTTTTGAAGCCTATCGTCACTGGCTGGGCCAGGTGTGCCAAACCTTGAGTATTCCCCAAGTCCAATTACTGGATGAACCGACGGCGGCGGCCCTGGGCTATGGCATTACCGATCGCCAATTGCTACTGGTCTTGGACTTGGGCGGGGGAACCTGTGACCTGTCGCTGGTGCGCCTGGACCTAGGGGGGCAACTGGGGGGGCAACTGGAACGCAAACCCTTGGGGTTTATTCTCAAGTGGGGCGATCGTAACCTAGCGCAAGCGTCCGGCCAACGGCCTCGGCTGGCGCGAGTACTGGCGAAGGCGGGGTTAACGCTGGGGGGGGTGGATATTGACCACTGGCTGGTGGATCATTTTGTCGAGACGCTGGGGGTGAGTGCTTCACCCCTGGTAACCCGCTTGGCAGAGCGCTTAAAAATTCGGTTGTCTCACCAAACCCAGGCAACGGAAGTATTTTTTGATGAGGCCACACTGGATAGCTATGAGTTGAGTCTCGATCGCTCTCAACTAGAGGCGATCTTGCAGGCTAACCAATTCTTCCAACGGCTGGATGACGCGATGACCCAGGTATTGCAACAGGCCCGCCGCCAGGGCATCGAAGCAACAGATATTGATGCGGTGCTATTGGTTGGGGGGACCGCCCAAATGCCAGCGGTCCAAACCTGGGCACAGACCTATTTCACCGCAGATAAGCTGCAAGCCCACAAACCCTTAACGGCGATCGCAACTGGGGCCTTACAACTCAACCAGGGGATTGAGGTTAAGGATTTCCTCTACCATAGCTATGGTATCCGTTACTGGAATCGGCGCAAAAATTGCCACGACTGGCATCCCTTGATCCCCGTTGGTCAAGCCTACCCCATGCCCGACCCGGTGGAGTTAGTGCTGGGAGCCTCGGTCGAACAGCAGCCGAGTTTGGAGTTAATTATTGGAGAATTGGGGTCCGATCGGGGGAGTACCGAGGTGTATTTTGAGGGCGATCGCCTGGTGACCAAAAGTACGGGGCAAAGCCGTTCCGTACAACCGCTCAACGATCGCGAGGGCGCCCGTACAATCGCACGCCTCGATCCTCCTGGTTTTCCCGGCAGCGATCGCATCAAGGTCCAATTCTGGGTTGATGACAAGCGCTTTCTCCGGATAACGGTCGAGGATTTATTGACCCATCAGGTTTTGCTGGCCAACCAAAAAGTGGTGCAATTAAGTTAA
- a CDS encoding sensor histidine kinase, with translation MPQWFLPTLSDIVAGGEWAMAGTLWPQSMHPAMATADAAPFPGIAPITQQVREAHQRAEREWHAAIAALNQLLTLTAAPAGVCQGLIIFGPLPLLADPSLTQHYQTWLLTTETYQHPSHRTLLPASEHTGSHPTNSTCGAQTLDPHLLPLLADDPQLQEPFCLALTPHFSLVMVLRRTRHPLRETEPGHSGANLHLPAFLFSFDPAVVAQAWQSLHDRLCVSAPDHLSPMVASIRQFAPVAPDYRTVTQFTQLLLHYLPQPQLGQPYAVRSQPAAKSNVRRQRAKFHTPIGTSPTAPPTRTENRTNADVTLLQALAHEVRTPLATIRTFVRSLLRRRDLAPEVRQRLETIDHECTEQIDRFGLIFQAVEMETRPVEAVPMCLTPTSLGEVFQECIPRWQKQANRRNLKLQVDLPEAMPTVVSNPALLDQALTSLVDRFTRSLPAGSYIQVQVTLAGAQLKLQLQSSRSQGQCSGPVARETEGSSARSIGQILMFQPDTGSLSLNLSVAKNLFQALGGRLIVRQRPEQGEILTVFLPLDEHKPAPGNEEITLPLTANAGQTWIV, from the coding sequence GTGCCCCAATGGTTTCTACCAACCTTAAGTGATATCGTTGCCGGGGGCGAATGGGCAATGGCAGGCACCCTATGGCCACAAAGCATGCACCCGGCCATGGCCACCGCCGATGCTGCTCCCTTCCCTGGGATCGCACCGATCACCCAGCAAGTCCGGGAAGCTCACCAGCGCGCTGAACGGGAATGGCACGCTGCGATCGCCGCCCTCAACCAGTTACTCACCCTAACGGCTGCACCGGCTGGGGTGTGTCAGGGTCTCATCATCTTTGGCCCCTTACCCCTCCTGGCCGATCCCAGCCTGACCCAACACTATCAAACCTGGCTGTTGACCACAGAGACCTACCAGCACCCTTCCCATCGAACTCTGCTCCCTGCTTCCGAGCACACGGGAAGTCACCCCACGAACAGCACCTGTGGCGCCCAGACGCTCGATCCTCACCTCCTGCCCTTACTAGCAGATGATCCGCAACTACAGGAGCCGTTTTGCCTTGCCCTGACCCCTCACTTTAGCCTGGTCATGGTCTTACGTCGCACCCGTCACCCCCTGCGCGAAACGGAACCGGGCCACAGTGGGGCCAACCTTCACCTACCCGCATTTCTGTTTTCCTTTGACCCTGCCGTCGTTGCGCAAGCTTGGCAGAGTCTCCACGATCGCCTTTGTGTCTCGGCCCCGGATCACCTGTCCCCAATGGTTGCGAGCATCCGGCAGTTTGCGCCCGTGGCCCCCGACTACCGCACGGTGACGCAATTTACCCAACTGCTGCTGCATTATTTGCCCCAACCCCAACTCGGCCAGCCCTATGCGGTCCGATCCCAGCCCGCTGCCAAGTCCAACGTGCGGCGGCAGCGGGCTAAGTTCCACACGCCGATCGGAACCTCGCCTACTGCCCCCCCTACCCGTACCGAGAACCGCACTAATGCTGATGTCACCTTGCTCCAGGCCCTCGCCCATGAAGTGCGAACGCCCCTAGCCACGATCCGGACTTTTGTGCGATCGTTGCTGCGTCGCCGTGACCTGGCACCAGAAGTCCGCCAACGTCTGGAGACAATTGACCACGAATGTACTGAGCAAATCGATCGCTTTGGATTAATTTTCCAGGCAGTTGAAATGGAAACACGGCCTGTGGAAGCAGTCCCCATGTGTCTGACCCCTACTTCCCTGGGAGAAGTCTTTCAGGAATGTATCCCGCGCTGGCAGAAACAGGCCAACCGCCGCAATCTCAAACTCCAGGTTGACTTGCCAGAAGCCATGCCTACTGTGGTCAGCAATCCGGCCCTCCTGGATCAGGCCCTCACCAGTTTGGTCGATCGCTTTACCCGCAGCTTGCCCGCTGGCAGTTATATCCAGGTGCAGGTGACGTTGGCGGGTGCCCAACTCAAGTTGCAATTACAATCCTCTAGAAGTCAGGGCCAGTGCTCAGGCCCAGTAGCACGAGAGACCGAGGGCAGTTCCGCACGATCGATCGGTCAAATTCTCATGTTCCAACCAGACACCGGTAGCCTGAGCCTGAATCTCAGTGTAGCCAAAAACCTCTTCCAGGCTTTGGGTGGACGCCTGATTGTGCGCCAACGGCCTGAGCAGGGCGAAATCTTAACCGTCTTTCTTCCCCTGGATGAGCATAAACCAGCCCCTGGCAACGAGGAGATTACATTGCCCCTCACTGCCAATGCTGGGCAAACGTGGATCGTCTAA
- the psb34 gene encoding photosystem II assembly protein Psb34, whose product MPYTTDEGGRLNNFAIEPKVYQAQEPTQAEKRNYLILGAIAVAFVGFLVYVAFAVSQVS is encoded by the coding sequence ATGCCCTATACGACTGACGAAGGTGGACGTTTGAACAATTTTGCGATCGAACCCAAGGTATACCAAGCCCAGGAACCAACCCAAGCTGAAAAACGCAACTATCTAATTCTGGGCGCGATCGCAGTGGCCTTTGTAGGCTTCCTGGTGTACGTTGCCTTCGCCGTGTCCCAAGTGAGTTAG
- a CDS encoding VOC family protein: MGQALFHLAFPITDVEQAKAFYVAGLGCELGRVNDKAIILNLYGHQLVGHVTQEPLPVQQGIYPRHFGLVFSEEADWEALLARAQANGLDFYQPPKYRFPGTVLAHRTFFLCDPFANLLEFKYYAHPEAVFGAHEQTAIGDR; the protein is encoded by the coding sequence TTGGGTCAAGCGCTGTTTCATCTAGCTTTTCCGATCACAGATGTAGAACAGGCCAAGGCTTTTTACGTTGCAGGGCTGGGCTGCGAGTTAGGTCGTGTCAATGACAAGGCGATCATTTTGAACCTGTATGGTCATCAGTTGGTGGGTCATGTCACCCAAGAGCCTCTGCCGGTGCAACAGGGGATCTATCCGCGCCACTTTGGCCTAGTCTTTAGTGAAGAGGCTGATTGGGAAGCGCTCCTCGCGAGGGCACAAGCGAACGGCCTCGACTTTTACCAACCCCCCAAATATCGCTTTCCCGGTACGGTGTTGGCGCACCGAACGTTTTTCCTTTGCGATCCCTTCGCTAATTTGTTGGAATTTAAATATTACGCTCACCCGGAAGCTGTGTTTGGGGCACACGAGCAGACAGCGATCGGCGATCGCTAA
- a CDS encoding esterase/lipase family protein: protein MERNPVLLIHGINDTAKIFQRMRTHLEARGWEVHAISLSPNNGDVGLDELARQVDCYVKRTFGRSHAIDLVGFSMGGIVCRYYLQKLGGLARVDRFITISSPHHGSLMAYLCGNVGCEQMRPNSPFLRDLNHQLDQLNQVQFTSIWTPLDLMILPASSSSLPIGTEIKVPVLGHAWMVSDPTVLVAVTSALSRPLDHNSRKQVSRRQNADNHDLGNHRQS from the coding sequence ATGGAACGCAATCCTGTCCTACTGATTCATGGGATTAACGATACCGCTAAGATTTTTCAGCGGATGCGCACCCACCTAGAGGCACGAGGCTGGGAAGTTCATGCCATCTCCCTGAGTCCCAATAATGGGGATGTGGGCCTCGATGAACTGGCACGGCAAGTGGATTGCTACGTAAAGCGTACCTTTGGCCGATCGCACGCGATCGATTTGGTGGGATTCAGTATGGGGGGGATTGTCTGTCGCTATTACCTGCAAAAGTTAGGGGGGTTAGCACGGGTTGATCGCTTCATCACCATCTCGTCCCCGCATCATGGCAGCCTGATGGCCTACCTCTGCGGGAATGTGGGGTGTGAACAAATGCGACCCAATAGCCCTTTTTTAAGGGATCTCAATCACCAGTTAGACCAACTCAACCAGGTCCAATTCACCTCAATTTGGACACCACTGGACCTGATGATCTTACCAGCTAGCAGTTCCTCCCTACCGATTGGGACCGAAATCAAAGTTCCTGTTCTCGGCCATGCCTGGATGGTCAGTGATCCCACTGTCCTCGTAGCCGTCACGTCTGCCTTGAGTCGGCCTCTTGATCACAATTCACGCAAGCAGGTTTCACGCAGGCAGAATGCAGATAATCATGATTTAGGCAATCATAGGCAATCATGA
- the tkt gene encoding transketolase produces MVVASQSLEELCINAIRFLAIDAVEKAKSGHPGLPMGAAPMAFVLWDQFLRFNPKNPRWFNRDRFVLSAGHGCMLQYALLHLTGYDSVSLEDIKQFRQWGSATPGHPENFETPGVEVTTGPLGQGIANAVGLAMAEAHLAARFNQPDCTLVDHYTYVILGDGCNMEGVSGEACSLAGHLGLGKLIALYDDNHISIDGSTDIAFTEDVGKRFEAYGWHVQHVPNGNTDLKAIADAIAAAKAVTDKPSLIKVTTTIGYGSPRKANTAGVHGAPLGEDEVKATRENLGWSYAPFEIPADVLNHMRKAVERGASLEAEWQETLATYRTKYPEAAEEFERMLAGTLPDGWEQALPRYTSADKAIATRKHSEITLNALAPVLPELIGGSADLTHSNLTELKVSGDFQKGQYGNRNLRFGVREHGMGAICNGIALHNSGLIPYCATFLVFADYMRAAMRLAALSQIGVIYVMTHDSIGLGEDGPTHQPVETLASLRVIPNMLVIRPADGNETSGAYKVAVANRHRPTVIALSRQNLPNYDETSIDGTGRGAYIISDSEGTPDLILIGTGSELHLCVQAAEQLRSAGTKVRVVSMPCWELFDEQDANYKESVLPKAVTRRLAVEAGSTFGWCRYVGDAGAVIGIDRFGASAPGNVCMEKFGFTVDNVVAKAKALLS; encoded by the coding sequence ATGGTTGTTGCCTCCCAATCTCTGGAAGAACTTTGTATTAATGCGATTCGCTTTCTGGCGATCGATGCGGTTGAAAAGGCTAAATCGGGTCACCCTGGCCTGCCGATGGGTGCGGCACCGATGGCTTTTGTCCTGTGGGACCAATTTCTGCGGTTTAATCCCAAAAATCCCCGTTGGTTTAACCGCGATCGGTTTGTCCTCTCTGCCGGGCATGGCTGTATGTTGCAGTATGCCCTGCTGCACTTGACGGGTTATGACAGTGTGAGCTTGGAGGATATCAAGCAATTCCGCCAGTGGGGGTCAGCAACCCCCGGCCACCCGGAAAATTTTGAAACCCCTGGTGTTGAAGTCACCACTGGTCCCCTGGGCCAAGGGATTGCCAATGCGGTCGGTCTAGCAATGGCGGAGGCCCACCTGGCGGCCCGGTTTAACCAGCCGGATTGCACCCTGGTGGATCACTACACCTATGTCATCCTGGGGGATGGCTGCAATATGGAAGGGGTGTCGGGTGAAGCCTGCTCTCTCGCAGGTCACTTGGGTCTCGGCAAGCTGATCGCTCTGTATGACGACAACCATATTTCGATCGATGGTTCGACGGACATTGCCTTTACGGAAGATGTGGGCAAGCGATTTGAAGCCTACGGGTGGCATGTCCAGCATGTACCGAATGGGAATACGGATCTGAAGGCGATTGCCGACGCGATCGCAGCCGCCAAGGCGGTAACCGATAAACCCTCCCTGATTAAGGTAACAACCACCATCGGCTACGGTTCGCCCCGCAAGGCGAACACTGCGGGTGTCCACGGTGCGCCGCTGGGTGAGGATGAGGTTAAGGCAACCCGTGAAAATTTGGGCTGGTCGTATGCTCCCTTTGAGATTCCCGCCGATGTGCTGAACCACATGCGCAAGGCGGTCGAGCGCGGAGCCAGCCTGGAAGCGGAATGGCAGGAAACCCTGGCCACTTATCGTACCAAGTATCCTGAGGCAGCCGAGGAATTTGAACGGATGCTGGCGGGAACCCTACCCGATGGTTGGGAGCAAGCCCTACCGCGGTATACGAGTGCCGATAAGGCGATCGCCACCCGCAAGCACTCAGAAATTACCCTGAATGCGCTGGCCCCGGTCCTACCGGAACTGATCGGGGGTTCCGCGGACTTGACCCACTCTAACCTGACGGAACTGAAGGTCTCTGGCGACTTCCAGAAGGGCCAGTATGGTAACCGTAATCTGCGCTTTGGCGTGCGCGAACACGGGATGGGGGCGATTTGCAATGGCATTGCCCTGCACAACTCCGGCCTGATTCCCTACTGCGCCACCTTCTTGGTCTTTGCCGACTACATGCGGGCGGCGATGCGCTTAGCGGCCCTCTCGCAAATCGGCGTCATTTATGTGATGACCCACGATTCGATTGGCTTAGGGGAAGACGGTCCGACCCACCAACCGGTGGAAACGCTCGCCTCCCTGCGGGTTATCCCCAATATGCTGGTCATTCGTCCCGCGGATGGGAATGAAACCTCTGGAGCTTATAAGGTCGCAGTGGCTAATCGTCACCGGCCCACGGTGATTGCCCTGTCGCGGCAGAACCTGCCCAACTACGATGAGACCTCGATCGACGGTACGGGGCGCGGGGCCTATATTATCTCGGATAGTGAGGGGACTCCCGACCTGATTCTGATTGGCACGGGCAGTGAACTGCATCTGTGTGTGCAGGCGGCTGAGCAACTGCGGTCTGCGGGCACCAAGGTGCGGGTTGTGTCCATGCCCTGTTGGGAACTGTTTGACGAGCAGGATGCCAACTACAAGGAATCCGTTTTGCCCAAGGCGGTGACTCGACGGCTGGCGGTTGAAGCAGGATCGACCTTTGGCTGGTGTCGGTATGTGGGCGATGCCGGTGCGGTGATTGGCATCGATCGCTTTGGTGCCTCGGCTCCGGGCAATGTCTGCATGGAAAAATTTGGCTTCACGGTGGACAATGTAGTGGCCAAGGCCAAGGCCCTGCTCAGTTAA
- the fabF gene encoding beta-ketoacyl-ACP synthase II has protein sequence MASSELKRVVITGLGAITPLGNTLAEYWEGLCTGRNGIGPITRFDPARHACRIAGEVKGFDPHDFMDPKDAKRMDRFAQFAVAASQQALADAQFVINNLNAEQVGVVIGTGVGGIKVMEDQQEINLTKGPGRCSPFMVPMMIGNMAAGLTAIHVGAKGPNSCAVTACAAGSNSIGDAFRLVQHGYAQAMLGGGAEAAITPLSVAGFAAARALSTRNDDPAHACRPFDRDRDGFVMGEGAGVLLLEELEHARARGARIYAEIVGYGMTCDAYHMTAPSPTGEGATRAMQLALKDAGLAATDVDYINAHGTSTPANDSTETAAIKRALGDHAYRIAVSSTKSMTGHLLGGSGGIEAVATVMAIAEDMIPPTINLENPDPACDLDYVAGQARAQTVNVALSNSFGFGGHNVTLAFRKYQA, from the coding sequence ATGGCAAGTTCGGAGCTAAAGCGCGTTGTTATTACTGGTCTGGGCGCAATCACTCCCCTCGGTAATACTCTGGCTGAGTACTGGGAGGGCTTATGCACGGGGCGGAACGGCATTGGTCCGATTACCCGATTTGATCCGGCGCGCCATGCCTGTCGCATTGCGGGGGAGGTCAAGGGTTTTGACCCGCATGACTTTATGGACCCCAAAGATGCTAAACGCATGGATCGCTTTGCCCAGTTTGCGGTGGCGGCAAGTCAGCAAGCCTTGGCCGATGCGCAATTTGTCATCAACAACCTGAATGCTGAACAGGTGGGCGTGGTGATTGGGACAGGCGTGGGCGGTATCAAGGTGATGGAAGACCAGCAGGAAATTAACCTCACCAAGGGGCCGGGGCGCTGTAGTCCCTTTATGGTGCCGATGATGATCGGTAATATGGCTGCGGGTCTAACGGCCATTCATGTGGGGGCAAAGGGACCGAATTCCTGTGCGGTCACCGCCTGTGCCGCCGGATCCAATTCAATTGGCGATGCCTTCCGGCTAGTGCAACACGGCTATGCCCAGGCCATGTTGGGGGGTGGAGCCGAAGCGGCAATTACCCCACTGTCGGTGGCGGGGTTTGCCGCGGCCCGTGCCCTGTCTACTCGTAACGACGATCCAGCCCATGCCTGTCGGCCCTTCGATCGCGATCGCGATGGTTTTGTGATGGGGGAAGGGGCTGGGGTGTTGTTGTTAGAAGAACTGGAACATGCCCGGGCGCGGGGTGCTCGTATCTATGCTGAAATTGTGGGCTATGGCATGACCTGTGATGCCTACCACATGACTGCACCCTCGCCCACGGGGGAAGGGGCCACGCGGGCGATGCAGTTGGCCCTCAAGGATGCCGGGCTAGCGGCTACGGATGTGGACTACATCAATGCCCACGGCACCAGTACCCCTGCCAATGATTCGACGGAGACAGCGGCGATTAAACGGGCATTGGGGGATCATGCCTATCGCATTGCGGTCAGTTCGACTAAATCCATGACGGGCCACTTGCTCGGCGGGTCGGGGGGGATTGAGGCGGTGGCAACGGTGATGGCGATCGCGGAGGATATGATTCCCCCTACCATTAACCTGGAAAATCCCGACCCCGCCTGTGATCTGGATTATGTGGCGGGTCAAGCCCGGGCGCAAACGGTCAATGTTGCCCTGTCCAACTCCTTTGGCTTTGGGGGTCATAATGTGACCCTTGCCTTTCGGAAATATCAAGCCTAG
- the acpP gene encoding acyl carrier protein: MSEDEIFAKVQKIVAEQLSKDTAEVTPEASFANDLGADSLDTVELVMALEEEFEVEIPDEDAENIATVQAAVDYIRNKVAA; the protein is encoded by the coding sequence ATGAGTGAAGATGAGATTTTCGCCAAAGTCCAAAAAATTGTCGCAGAGCAATTGAGTAAGGACACAGCAGAAGTGACCCCGGAAGCCAGTTTTGCCAACGATTTGGGTGCTGATTCCCTAGATACCGTGGAATTGGTCATGGCCCTCGAAGAAGAGTTTGAAGTCGAAATTCCCGATGAAGATGCGGAAAATATCGCCACTGTACAGGCAGCGGTAGACTATATCCGCAACAAAGTTGCTGCCTAA
- the ccmS gene encoding beta-carboxysome assembly chaperone CcmS, which yields MMSWDAEPAISSGSLPGNPPEKKAWVKQLETFVRNHQQTLAALNWALYLEQGTEKDTIGIDFEPTPHLVFCRRQAIATLNEQVNNQLREIIGILNGHNPEQEVFVLGIGPGQSCEFKLIQFQPEPPPPVCYEQRAGSLPELSAQLDGALSPLT from the coding sequence ATGATGAGTTGGGATGCAGAACCTGCCATTAGCAGCGGGTCGTTGCCGGGAAATCCCCCGGAGAAAAAAGCCTGGGTTAAACAATTGGAAACGTTTGTGCGTAACCATCAGCAGACGCTCGCTGCTCTGAATTGGGCTTTGTATCTAGAACAAGGCACTGAGAAGGACACGATCGGGATTGATTTTGAACCCACACCCCACCTCGTCTTCTGCCGCCGTCAGGCGATCGCCACCCTTAATGAGCAGGTCAACAACCAGCTACGCGAAATTATCGGCATCCTGAACGGTCACAACCCAGAACAAGAAGTCTTCGTTTTGGGCATCGGGCCAGGACAAAGTTGTGAATTTAAGTTAATTCAGTTCCAACCTGAACCGCCACCGCCGGTTTGTTATGAGCAGCGAGCCGGCAGCTTGCCGGAGCTAAGCGCCCAACTGGATGGCGCACTCAGTCCCCTTACCTAG
- the rpmI gene encoding 50S ribosomal protein L35 has product MPKLKTRRAAAKRFQATGSGKIARRKANRNHLLQKKSAARKRRLGNLALVDATNEENVRLMLPYL; this is encoded by the coding sequence ATGCCCAAACTCAAAACTCGCAGGGCGGCAGCAAAACGTTTCCAGGCAACTGGAAGCGGCAAAATTGCTCGCCGTAAAGCCAACCGCAACCACCTGTTACAGAAGAAAAGTGCTGCCCGCAAGCGTCGCCTCGGTAACTTGGCCTTGGTGGATGCAACCAATGAAGAGAATGTACGTTTGATGCTGCCCTATTTGTAG
- the rplT gene encoding 50S ribosomal protein L20 — protein MTRVKRGNVARKRRKKILKLAKGFRGSHSKLFRTANQQVMKALRNAYRDRRRRKRDFRRLWIARINAAARQHGMSYSQLIGNLKKVDVQLNRKMLAELAVLDPASFEKIVAVASQG, from the coding sequence ATGACACGGGTTAAACGCGGCAATGTTGCCCGCAAACGGCGTAAGAAAATTCTGAAGCTGGCGAAGGGGTTTCGTGGATCCCACTCAAAGTTATTCCGCACAGCTAATCAGCAGGTAATGAAGGCATTGCGCAATGCCTATCGCGATCGTCGCCGTCGTAAGCGGGATTTTCGTCGCCTCTGGATTGCCCGGATCAACGCGGCGGCGCGTCAGCATGGTATGAGCTATAGCCAACTGATCGGTAATCTGAAGAAGGTGGATGTGCAACTCAATCGCAAGATGTTAGCTGAGTTGGCTGTACTTGATCCAGCCAGTTTTGAAAAGATCGTCGCGGTTGCCAGTCAGGGATAG